From a single Hymenobacter sp. YIM 151500-1 genomic region:
- a CDS encoding TetR/AcrR family transcriptional regulator, producing the protein MDTRNHILQTALALFLQRGFRDVTMKEMVESSGLSKGAFYHYFDSKEKVFEEGVRAFFNAFQIENYDALSATSLQAFYRNWAERIGKPARLATIVGQDDFNFEVNHYYLIFDALRLLPDFKAEFSQQQDHELAAWIKIIQVAQRTGEIKSDISPQCLAKLFISTADGVILHLLIQKGLSKVQSEVLKLWDAIYALVKT; encoded by the coding sequence ATGGATACACGAAATCATATCCTCCAGACAGCGTTGGCTCTTTTCCTTCAAAGAGGCTTTCGGGACGTGACTATGAAGGAGATGGTCGAAAGCAGTGGCCTGTCGAAAGGAGCATTTTATCACTACTTTGATAGTAAGGAGAAGGTGTTTGAAGAAGGAGTACGTGCTTTTTTCAATGCCTTCCAAATCGAGAATTACGACGCTCTCTCGGCAACCTCGCTGCAAGCGTTTTACCGCAACTGGGCCGAACGGATTGGTAAACCCGCCCGGCTGGCAACCATAGTAGGTCAGGACGACTTCAACTTTGAGGTCAACCACTACTATCTCATATTCGACGCCCTCAGACTCCTGCCTGACTTTAAGGCCGAGTTTAGCCAGCAGCAGGACCACGAACTGGCCGCATGGATAAAAATTATCCAGGTAGCGCAACGCACAGGCGAAATAAAAAGCGACATCAGCCCCCAGTGCCTCGCCAAGCTTTTCATCAGTACCGCTGACGGGGTCATTCTTCATTTACTAATCCAAAAAGGCTTGTCCAAGGTACAAAGCGAAGTATTAAAGCTCTGGGATGCTATCTACGCGCTTGTCAAAACATAA